A single region of the Cucumis melo cultivar AY chromosome 3, USDA_Cmelo_AY_1.0, whole genome shotgun sequence genome encodes:
- the LOC103488591 gene encoding clathrin interactor EPSIN 3-like isoform X2, giving the protein MKKVFGQTVRDIKREVNKTVLKVPRLEQKVLDATSNEPWGPHGSLLAEIAQASKNYHEYQMIMAVIWKRVNDSGKNWRHVYKGLTVLEYLVAHGSERVIDEIKDHAYQLSGLSSFQYIDSSGRDQGANVRKKSHSLVVLVNDPERISEIRQKASVNRDKFRSPSLASGVHRPGYGDRYDDDFHEGRYGSRDEDRNSNGNGREREYDYRDDDHGRNSNSNRRDGDHYSRDGEERHGRDSPRDGDNWGRRSVDDNQYGAKRDQDRDRDDSARDGSGRGDVRSPDVRHHDHKFSEQDTGAPPSYEEAVSESRSPPAHSERDQETSTSTPATSSAPPTSAPSQSSPVHGAPTAADQLIGNFDEFDPRCSVTAAPTVAPNNVEMDLLGSLTDFPSNPLAIMPTASTNVTGAFEPDSHINSGVGTPQTTTAVASVSNQSFEDPFGDTPFKAMPSDDGAPQFHSSAMTDPLQSSLHQNVGQSQPSTVIELSSLHQSHGHSHPSTMTGSFQSSMHQHRGQSQGIIPETNQVSNSEYGNVISASTGASGLSCLQAPSEPQFLQGPSTIPDPEIDILADILPPSAPPSNTSSLATYSFPSDQPALPTPFSDPGQPIQQNFTALSNLPPEPNASSFLNVQPQRGATASLNSNTAFQPQNAPTVQFDYGAPQGGSIKPTGEIGYGAPQGGSTVPTGQVGYGPPQGGLAAPSGQCGYEPPQGGSAAPTGQFGYGGGSQGGPAAPTEQFGYGEGPHGGSTAPFYTQMASASSPSSQANSGGYFVQNGGCAAPVTSQTSQQSPSGPIVPLGSANVQHHGFPAPPVASQGAYQLPNGHAAQQKSDDFLGSILPQSATPQVPLQQGFPMSTGSLSIVSQPSKGKFETKSTVWADTLNRGLVDLNISGPKTNPLADIGVDFDAINRKEKRMEKPTTTAVTSTITMGKAMGSGSGVGRAGASALRGPPNPMMGSGMGMNHAGMGGFYGGINQSMGMGMGMGMNNAGMNPGMGMGMGMNPGMGMNPGMGMNPGMGMNPSMGMNPSMGMNPGNMGMGQAMQFQPPGVFRPGSNASGSYNPMMGGYAPQQSYGGGYQ; this is encoded by the exons ATGAAGAAGGTCTTTGGTCAGACTGTTAGGGATAT TAAGAGAGAAGTTAATAAGACGGTGCTTAAAGTTCCTCGACTAGAGCAGAAG GTTCTTGATGCTACTAGCAATGAGCCTTGGGGCCCTCATGGATCACTTCTCGCTGAGATTGCACAAGCAAGCAAAAACTA TCATGAGTATCAGATGATCATGGCGGTAATCTGGAAGCGTGTTAATGACTCTGGCAAAAATTGGCGGCATGTGTACAAG GGTTTAACTGTCTTGGAGTATCTGGTGGCTCATGGATCAGAGCGAGTAATAGACGAGATCAAGGATCATGCATACCAATTATCA GGCTTGTCCAGCTTTCAATATATTGATTCCAGTGGAAGGGATCAAGGAGCAAATGTTCGAAAGAAGTCACATAGTCTTGTGGTTCTTGTGAATGATCCAGAAAGAATCAGTGAGATTAGGCAGAAGGCTAGCGTCAACAGGGACAA GTTTCGAAGTCCGTCCTTAGCTAGTGGAGTACATAGGCCGGGGTATGGAGACCGTTATGATGATGATTTCCATGAGGGACGCTATGGAAGCAGGGATGAAGATAGGAATAGCAATGGTAATGGAAGGGAAAGGGAATATGACTACAGAGATGACGACCATGGTAGGAATTCCAACTCAAATAGACGTGATGGAGATCACTATAGCAGAGATGGTGAAGAACGACATGGAAGAGATAGTCCCAGGGATGGAGATAATTGGGGGAGAAGAAGTGTTGATGACAACCAATATGGTGCAAAAAGGGATCAAGATAGAGACCGTGACGACAGTGCTCG TGATGGTAGTGGAAGAGGTGACGTCAGGTCACCGGATGTGAG GCATCATGATCATAAATTTTCAGAGCAAGACACTGGCGCACCTCCTAGTTATGAAGAGGCAGTGAGTGAGTCTCGAAGCCCACCAGCTCATAGTGAAAG AGACCAAGAAACCTCAACCTCTACTCCTGCTACTTCATCTGCGCCTCCTACCAGTGCACCTAGCCAGTCAAGTCCCGTACATGGTGCTCCAACAGCTGCAGACCAGTTAATTGGGAACTTTGACGAATTTGACCCTCGCTGTTCAGTCACAG CTGCTCCAACTGTTGCACCAAACAATGTTGAGATGGACTTACTTGGCTCACTGACTGATTTTCCTTCAAACCCACTGGCCATTATGCCAACGGCATCTACAAATGTGACTGGGGCCTTTGAGCCTGATTCCCACATTAACTCTGGTGTGGGAACCCCGCAGACTACTACAGCTGTAGCTAGTGTCAGTAATCAG AGTTTTGAAGATCCGTTTGGTGACACTCCTTTTAAAGCCATGCCTTCTGATGATGGTGCCCCTCAATTCCATTCTTCTGCTATGACAGATCCACTCCAGTCTTCCCTACACCAAAACGTTGGACAATCCCAGCCTTCTACAGTGATAGAGCTGTCTTCTCTGCACCAAAGTCATGGGCATTCCCATCCTTCTACTATGACAGGTTCTTTCCAGTCTTCTATGCACCAACATCGTGGACAATCCCAAGGAATCATCCCGGAAACAAATCAAGTCTCTAATTCTGAATATGGTAATGTAATTTCTGCTTCAACGGGTGCATCTGGCTTATCCTGCTTGCAAGCACCGTCAGAGCCACAGTTTCTTCAAGGGCCATCCACCATACCAGATCCTGAGATTGATATACTGGCAGATATTCTACCTCCTTCTGCGCCTCCGTCTAACACATCGTCCTTGGCAACTTATTCATTCCCTAGCGACCAGCCGGCATTGCCTACTCCCTTCTCAGATCCTGGCCAACCTATTCAGCAAAATTTTACAGCTTTAAGCAATCTGCCTCCAGAACCAAATGCTAGTTCATTCCTTAATGTGCAGCCCCAGCGTGGAGCTACAGCATCTTTGAACTCAAATACGGCTTTCCAGCCTCAAAATGCACCTACCGTACAGTTTGACTATGGGGCTCCACAGGGAGGATCTATAAAACCTACTGGAGAGATTGGCTATGGAGCCCCGCAGGGAGGATCTACAGTGCCTACTGGACAAGTTGGGTATGGGCCCCCACAGGGAGGACTTGCAGCACCTTCTGGACAGTGTGGCTATGAGCCCCCACAGGGAGGATCTGCTGCACCTACTGGACAGTTTGGCTATGGAGGGGGCTCACAGGGAGGACCTGCAGCACCTACTGAACAGTTTGGCTACGGAGAAGGCCCACACGGAGGATCTACAGCTCCTTTCTATACACAGATGGCTTCAGCCAGCAGTCCAAGTTCACAGGCTAATAGTGGTGGCTATTTCGTACAGAATGGAGGATGTGCTGCTCCTGTTACTTCACAAACTTCTCAGCAAAGCCCAAGTGGGCCAATTGTTCCACTTGGCAGTGCAAACGTTCAGCACCATGGTTTTCCAGCCCCACCAGTAGCTTCTCAAGGAGCTTATCAGTTGCCAAATGGTCATGCTGCTCAGCAAAAAAGTGACGATTTTCTGGGCAGCATTCTTCCGCAATCTGCAACCCCTCAAGTTCCTTTACAACAAGGTTTTCCAATGTCAACGGGATCACTTTCGATAGTATCTCAACCATCTAAGGGAAAGTTTGAGACAAAGTCAACAGTCTGGGCTGACACTCTTAACAGAGGGCTAGTTGATTTGAATATATCTGGAC CTAAAACAAATCCATTGGCTGACATTGGAGTGGATTTTGATGCCATAAACAGAAAGGAAAAGAGGATGGAAAAGCCTACTACAACTGCAGTAACTTCTACTATCACCATGGGTAAAGCTATGGGATCTGGTTCTGGGGTAGGTCGTGCTGGTGCGAGTGCCCTTAGAGGGCCACCAAACCCTATGATGGGGTCTGGTATGGGTATGAACCACGCTGGCATGGGAGGGTTCTATGGAGGAATCAATCAATCCATGGGAATGGGAATGGGCATGGGCATGAACAATGCTGGCATGAACCCAGGAATGGGAATGGGAATGGGGATGAACCCGGGCATGGGGATGAACCCGGGCATGGGGATGAACCCGGGCATGGGAATGAACCCAAGCATGGGAATGAACCCAAGCATGGGAATGAACCCGGGAAATATGGGTATGGGACAAGCAATGCAATTTCAACCACCGGGTGTGTTTCGGCCAGGATCCAATGCCTCGGGTAGTTATAATCCAATGATGGGTGGTTATGCCCCCCAGCAATCATATGGTGGTGGCTACCAATAA
- the LOC103488591 gene encoding clathrin interactor EPSIN 3-like isoform X1, producing the protein MKKVFGQTVRDIKREVNKTVLKVPRLEQKVLDATSNEPWGPHGSLLAEIAQASKNYHEYQMIMAVIWKRVNDSGKNWRHVYKGLTVLEYLVAHGSERVIDEIKDHAYQLSGLSSFQYIDSSGRDQGANVRKKSHSLVVLVNDPERISEIRQKASVNRDKFRSPSLASGVHRPGYGDRYDDDFHEGRYGSRDEDRNSNGNGREREYDYRDDDHGRNSNSNRRDGDHYSRDGEERHGRDSPRDGDNWGRRSVDDNQYGAKRDQDRDRDDSARDGSGRGDVRSPDVRHHDHKFSEQDTGAPPSYEEAVSESRSPPAHSERDQETSTSTPATSSAPPTSAPSQSSPVHGAPTAADQLIGNFDEFDPRCSVTAAPTVAPNNVEMDLLGSLTDFPSNPLAIMPTASTNVTGAFEPDSHINSGVGTPQTTTAVASVSNQLQSFEDPFGDTPFKAMPSDDGAPQFHSSAMTDPLQSSLHQNVGQSQPSTVIELSSLHQSHGHSHPSTMTGSFQSSMHQHRGQSQGIIPETNQVSNSEYGNVISASTGASGLSCLQAPSEPQFLQGPSTIPDPEIDILADILPPSAPPSNTSSLATYSFPSDQPALPTPFSDPGQPIQQNFTALSNLPPEPNASSFLNVQPQRGATASLNSNTAFQPQNAPTVQFDYGAPQGGSIKPTGEIGYGAPQGGSTVPTGQVGYGPPQGGLAAPSGQCGYEPPQGGSAAPTGQFGYGGGSQGGPAAPTEQFGYGEGPHGGSTAPFYTQMASASSPSSQANSGGYFVQNGGCAAPVTSQTSQQSPSGPIVPLGSANVQHHGFPAPPVASQGAYQLPNGHAAQQKSDDFLGSILPQSATPQVPLQQGFPMSTGSLSIVSQPSKGKFETKSTVWADTLNRGLVDLNISGPKTNPLADIGVDFDAINRKEKRMEKPTTTAVTSTITMGKAMGSGSGVGRAGASALRGPPNPMMGSGMGMNHAGMGGFYGGINQSMGMGMGMGMNNAGMNPGMGMGMGMNPGMGMNPGMGMNPGMGMNPSMGMNPSMGMNPGNMGMGQAMQFQPPGVFRPGSNASGSYNPMMGGYAPQQSYGGGYQ; encoded by the exons ATGAAGAAGGTCTTTGGTCAGACTGTTAGGGATAT TAAGAGAGAAGTTAATAAGACGGTGCTTAAAGTTCCTCGACTAGAGCAGAAG GTTCTTGATGCTACTAGCAATGAGCCTTGGGGCCCTCATGGATCACTTCTCGCTGAGATTGCACAAGCAAGCAAAAACTA TCATGAGTATCAGATGATCATGGCGGTAATCTGGAAGCGTGTTAATGACTCTGGCAAAAATTGGCGGCATGTGTACAAG GGTTTAACTGTCTTGGAGTATCTGGTGGCTCATGGATCAGAGCGAGTAATAGACGAGATCAAGGATCATGCATACCAATTATCA GGCTTGTCCAGCTTTCAATATATTGATTCCAGTGGAAGGGATCAAGGAGCAAATGTTCGAAAGAAGTCACATAGTCTTGTGGTTCTTGTGAATGATCCAGAAAGAATCAGTGAGATTAGGCAGAAGGCTAGCGTCAACAGGGACAA GTTTCGAAGTCCGTCCTTAGCTAGTGGAGTACATAGGCCGGGGTATGGAGACCGTTATGATGATGATTTCCATGAGGGACGCTATGGAAGCAGGGATGAAGATAGGAATAGCAATGGTAATGGAAGGGAAAGGGAATATGACTACAGAGATGACGACCATGGTAGGAATTCCAACTCAAATAGACGTGATGGAGATCACTATAGCAGAGATGGTGAAGAACGACATGGAAGAGATAGTCCCAGGGATGGAGATAATTGGGGGAGAAGAAGTGTTGATGACAACCAATATGGTGCAAAAAGGGATCAAGATAGAGACCGTGACGACAGTGCTCG TGATGGTAGTGGAAGAGGTGACGTCAGGTCACCGGATGTGAG GCATCATGATCATAAATTTTCAGAGCAAGACACTGGCGCACCTCCTAGTTATGAAGAGGCAGTGAGTGAGTCTCGAAGCCCACCAGCTCATAGTGAAAG AGACCAAGAAACCTCAACCTCTACTCCTGCTACTTCATCTGCGCCTCCTACCAGTGCACCTAGCCAGTCAAGTCCCGTACATGGTGCTCCAACAGCTGCAGACCAGTTAATTGGGAACTTTGACGAATTTGACCCTCGCTGTTCAGTCACAG CTGCTCCAACTGTTGCACCAAACAATGTTGAGATGGACTTACTTGGCTCACTGACTGATTTTCCTTCAAACCCACTGGCCATTATGCCAACGGCATCTACAAATGTGACTGGGGCCTTTGAGCCTGATTCCCACATTAACTCTGGTGTGGGAACCCCGCAGACTACTACAGCTGTAGCTAGTGTCAGTAATCAG TTGCAGAGTTTTGAAGATCCGTTTGGTGACACTCCTTTTAAAGCCATGCCTTCTGATGATGGTGCCCCTCAATTCCATTCTTCTGCTATGACAGATCCACTCCAGTCTTCCCTACACCAAAACGTTGGACAATCCCAGCCTTCTACAGTGATAGAGCTGTCTTCTCTGCACCAAAGTCATGGGCATTCCCATCCTTCTACTATGACAGGTTCTTTCCAGTCTTCTATGCACCAACATCGTGGACAATCCCAAGGAATCATCCCGGAAACAAATCAAGTCTCTAATTCTGAATATGGTAATGTAATTTCTGCTTCAACGGGTGCATCTGGCTTATCCTGCTTGCAAGCACCGTCAGAGCCACAGTTTCTTCAAGGGCCATCCACCATACCAGATCCTGAGATTGATATACTGGCAGATATTCTACCTCCTTCTGCGCCTCCGTCTAACACATCGTCCTTGGCAACTTATTCATTCCCTAGCGACCAGCCGGCATTGCCTACTCCCTTCTCAGATCCTGGCCAACCTATTCAGCAAAATTTTACAGCTTTAAGCAATCTGCCTCCAGAACCAAATGCTAGTTCATTCCTTAATGTGCAGCCCCAGCGTGGAGCTACAGCATCTTTGAACTCAAATACGGCTTTCCAGCCTCAAAATGCACCTACCGTACAGTTTGACTATGGGGCTCCACAGGGAGGATCTATAAAACCTACTGGAGAGATTGGCTATGGAGCCCCGCAGGGAGGATCTACAGTGCCTACTGGACAAGTTGGGTATGGGCCCCCACAGGGAGGACTTGCAGCACCTTCTGGACAGTGTGGCTATGAGCCCCCACAGGGAGGATCTGCTGCACCTACTGGACAGTTTGGCTATGGAGGGGGCTCACAGGGAGGACCTGCAGCACCTACTGAACAGTTTGGCTACGGAGAAGGCCCACACGGAGGATCTACAGCTCCTTTCTATACACAGATGGCTTCAGCCAGCAGTCCAAGTTCACAGGCTAATAGTGGTGGCTATTTCGTACAGAATGGAGGATGTGCTGCTCCTGTTACTTCACAAACTTCTCAGCAAAGCCCAAGTGGGCCAATTGTTCCACTTGGCAGTGCAAACGTTCAGCACCATGGTTTTCCAGCCCCACCAGTAGCTTCTCAAGGAGCTTATCAGTTGCCAAATGGTCATGCTGCTCAGCAAAAAAGTGACGATTTTCTGGGCAGCATTCTTCCGCAATCTGCAACCCCTCAAGTTCCTTTACAACAAGGTTTTCCAATGTCAACGGGATCACTTTCGATAGTATCTCAACCATCTAAGGGAAAGTTTGAGACAAAGTCAACAGTCTGGGCTGACACTCTTAACAGAGGGCTAGTTGATTTGAATATATCTGGAC CTAAAACAAATCCATTGGCTGACATTGGAGTGGATTTTGATGCCATAAACAGAAAGGAAAAGAGGATGGAAAAGCCTACTACAACTGCAGTAACTTCTACTATCACCATGGGTAAAGCTATGGGATCTGGTTCTGGGGTAGGTCGTGCTGGTGCGAGTGCCCTTAGAGGGCCACCAAACCCTATGATGGGGTCTGGTATGGGTATGAACCACGCTGGCATGGGAGGGTTCTATGGAGGAATCAATCAATCCATGGGAATGGGAATGGGCATGGGCATGAACAATGCTGGCATGAACCCAGGAATGGGAATGGGAATGGGGATGAACCCGGGCATGGGGATGAACCCGGGCATGGGGATGAACCCGGGCATGGGAATGAACCCAAGCATGGGAATGAACCCAAGCATGGGAATGAACCCGGGAAATATGGGTATGGGACAAGCAATGCAATTTCAACCACCGGGTGTGTTTCGGCCAGGATCCAATGCCTCGGGTAGTTATAATCCAATGATGGGTGGTTATGCCCCCCAGCAATCATATGGTGGTGGCTACCAATAA